A single genomic interval of Methylocystis sp. IM3 harbors:
- a CDS encoding M15 family metallopeptidase, whose amino-acid sequence MHWPNERKVEELIAFYGDPVLHSSVDPGWERENIVDLAPPYAMRYSWGPPVTRLRFHRKCRDAFGEALLAIKRLYGSQKNIEAHRLHLTGGSLMVRLMRGSTKRWSIHSYGAALDIDPEHNPFPSKWRPGFIPLEAARAFQDCGLIWRGAEGDCDPMHFQAATW is encoded by the coding sequence ATGCATTGGCCCAACGAGCGAAAGGTCGAGGAGTTGATCGCTTTTTATGGCGACCCCGTGCTGCACAGCTCGGTCGATCCGGGGTGGGAGCGAGAAAACATCGTCGACCTCGCGCCACCCTATGCGATGCGATACTCATGGGGGCCGCCCGTAACCAGATTGCGTTTCCACCGAAAATGCAGAGACGCCTTCGGCGAGGCGCTGCTTGCGATAAAGCGGCTCTATGGATCGCAAAAGAACATAGAAGCCCATCGCCTGCATCTCACGGGCGGCTCGCTCATGGTGCGGCTCATGCGCGGGTCGACGAAACGCTGGTCGATCCACAGCTACGGCGCCGCGCTGGACATCGACCCCGAACACAACCCTTTCCCCTCCAAGTGGCGCCCGGGCTTCATCCCGCTCGAAGCCGCGCGCGCCTTTCAGGATTGCGGCCTCATCTGGCGCGGTGCCGAGGGCGACTGCGATCCCATGCATTTCCAGGCGGCCACTTGGTGA
- a CDS encoding response regulator transcription factor has protein sequence MRLLVVEDDRDLNRQIAQALEQSGYAVDRAFDGEEGQYLGETEAYDAVVLDIGLPVKDGITVLEAWRAAGRAMPVLILTARDRWSEKVQGFDAGADDYVAKPFHMEEVLARIRALLRRAAGHATNEIVCGPVRLDTKAGRVVVDGAPVKLTSHEYRLLAYLMHHSGRVVSRSEIIEHIYDQDFDRDSNTIEVFVGRLRKKLGVDVIQTIRGLGYMAAAPAESAGVKR, from the coding sequence GTGCGGCTGCTCGTCGTCGAGGACGATAGGGACCTCAACCGCCAGATCGCGCAAGCGCTGGAACAATCGGGCTATGCGGTCGACCGCGCCTTCGACGGCGAGGAGGGCCAATACCTCGGCGAGACGGAAGCCTATGACGCGGTCGTGCTCGACATCGGCCTGCCGGTAAAGGACGGCATTACGGTGCTCGAGGCCTGGCGCGCGGCGGGCCGCGCCATGCCCGTCCTGATTCTGACCGCCCGCGATCGCTGGAGCGAAAAGGTTCAGGGTTTCGACGCCGGCGCCGACGATTATGTCGCCAAGCCTTTTCACATGGAGGAGGTCCTGGCGCGCATCCGCGCGCTGCTCCGCCGCGCCGCGGGCCATGCGACAAATGAAATCGTCTGCGGCCCGGTCCGTCTCGACACCAAAGCAGGCCGCGTCGTCGTGGATGGCGCGCCCGTCAAGCTCACTTCGCACGAATATCGTCTGCTCGCCTATCTGATGCATCACAGCGGTAGAGTGGTCTCTCGCAGCGAGATCATCGAACACATCTACGACCAGGATTTCGACCGGGACTCGAACACGATCGAAGTCTTCGTCGGCCGTCTGCGCAAGAAGCTCGGAGTCGATGTGATCCAGACGATCCGCGGCCTCGGCTATATGGCGGCGGCCCCGGCGGAGAGCGCCGGCGTAAAACGCTAG
- a CDS encoding DNA-3-methyladenine glycosylase I: protein MPSAREQPASWGDQVIVHPDGLARCPWAGRDQAYVAYHDGEWGRPERDSRALFEKLILDGFQAGLSWITILRKRDAFRKAFDGFDPSRIARFDDRRVHELMQNDGIVRNRAKIEGAIQSARAWLEIESAQGFSTYVWDFVDGEPIVNLPRRMSDIPTQSPVSARFARDLKARGFKFCGPTIVYAFMQAVGMVDDHLADCHVRQATGPACPSRR, encoded by the coding sequence TTGCCGTCCGCCCGCGAACAACCAGCGAGTTGGGGGGATCAAGTCATTGTCCATCCGGATGGATTGGCGCGCTGCCCGTGGGCCGGACGCGATCAGGCTTATGTCGCCTACCACGATGGGGAATGGGGGAGGCCGGAAAGGGACAGCCGTGCGCTTTTTGAAAAACTGATCCTGGATGGTTTTCAGGCTGGCCTGTCCTGGATCACCATCCTGCGCAAGAGAGACGCCTTCAGAAAGGCGTTCGACGGCTTCGATCCGTCGCGCATCGCCCGCTTCGACGACAGGCGCGTGCACGAACTGATGCAAAACGACGGGATCGTGCGCAACCGCGCCAAAATCGAGGGCGCCATTCAGTCTGCCCGCGCCTGGCTGGAAATCGAATCGGCGCAGGGCTTCTCGACCTATGTCTGGGACTTCGTCGACGGGGAGCCGATCGTGAATCTTCCTCGAAGGATGAGCGACATTCCGACGCAGAGCCCCGTCTCGGCGCGCTTTGCGAGGGATCTGAAAGCCAGAGGCTTCAAATTCTGCGGCCCGACCATTGTTTACGCTTTCATGCAGGCTGTCGGGATGGTCGACGACCATCTGGCGGACTGCCATGTCCGCCAAGCGACGGGGCCTGCATGTCCATCGCGCCGGTGA
- a CDS encoding ATP-binding protein, whose product MRLRRVISRSIATRLFLTAAALSAVVLLVASLFFTAYYRQEAEEIFERRLEVYLRAIVADVSESGQEGRTGPGQLGDPQFELPGSGWYWQVTRLDDATHEIKASRSLFAEKLPKLADLGVPAGVGGSRRGDARGPDGRRLRIVERVIDAGDMGIYLVQVAATTEDMEEHIARFQFELTIAFAALAIALAGVAAFQVRFGLRPLRLLQRELASIRRGERERISGAYPNEIAPLADELNLLIGANRDILDRARTQVGNLAHALKTPLSVMVNEADAAPSPLAEKVNEQARVMRDQISFYLDRARAAARGGALGAATPVAPCVEALLRTFTKIYSDRGVTFNGEAGAELRFLGERQDLEEMIGNLLDNAGKWAERSVDLSISVQPSGQANRTNLVFVIDDDGPGLEPSLRAQATERGRRLDETKPGSGLGLSIVVDLAAAYGGALELDDSPSGGLQARLRLPGF is encoded by the coding sequence ATGCGGCTGCGACGCGTCATCTCCCGCTCGATCGCGACGCGCCTCTTTCTGACCGCGGCGGCGCTGAGCGCCGTCGTGCTGCTGGTGGCGAGCCTATTTTTCACTGCTTACTACCGGCAGGAGGCCGAGGAAATCTTCGAGCGGCGGCTCGAGGTTTATCTGCGCGCCATTGTCGCCGACGTGTCCGAATCGGGCCAGGAAGGCAGAACCGGGCCGGGGCAGCTCGGCGATCCACAATTCGAACTGCCCGGCTCGGGCTGGTATTGGCAGGTCACGCGGCTGGATGACGCCACGCACGAGATCAAGGCCTCCCGTTCGCTCTTTGCCGAGAAGCTGCCGAAACTCGCCGATCTCGGCGTGCCCGCCGGCGTCGGCGGCTCGCGGCGCGGCGACGCGCGGGGGCCGGACGGCCGTCGGCTGCGGATCGTCGAAAGGGTGATCGACGCGGGAGACATGGGGATTTACCTCGTTCAGGTCGCCGCCACCACCGAAGACATGGAAGAGCACATCGCGCGCTTTCAGTTCGAATTGACGATTGCGTTCGCGGCGCTGGCGATCGCGCTCGCCGGGGTCGCCGCCTTTCAGGTGCGCTTTGGCCTGCGTCCCCTGCGGCTGCTTCAACGGGAGCTCGCCTCGATTCGGCGCGGCGAGCGCGAGCGGATCAGCGGCGCTTATCCCAATGAGATCGCGCCGCTTGCCGACGAACTCAATCTCCTGATCGGCGCCAACAGGGACATTCTCGATCGCGCCCGCACGCAGGTCGGGAATCTGGCCCATGCCCTGAAGACGCCGCTCAGCGTCATGGTCAACGAGGCTGACGCCGCGCCATCGCCGCTTGCCGAAAAGGTCAATGAACAGGCGCGCGTCATGCGCGACCAGATTTCTTTCTACCTCGACCGGGCGCGTGCGGCGGCGCGCGGCGGCGCTCTCGGCGCCGCGACCCCAGTCGCGCCTTGCGTCGAAGCGCTGCTGCGAACGTTCACGAAAATTTACAGCGACCGGGGCGTGACGTTCAACGGCGAGGCCGGCGCAGAGCTGAGATTCCTGGGAGAGCGGCAGGATCTCGAGGAAATGATCGGCAATCTCCTGGACAACGCCGGGAAATGGGCGGAAAGATCGGTCGATCTCTCCATATCTGTGCAGCCTTCCGGCCAGGCCAATCGAACCAATCTCGTTTTCGTCATCGACGATGACGGTCCAGGTCTCGAGCCGTCATTGCGCGCGCAGGCCACCGAGCGGGGGCGACGGCTCGACGAAACCAAGCCCGGCTCCGGACTTGGATTGTCCATCGTGGTCGATCTCGCCGCCGCCTATGGCGGCGCGCTCGAACTCGATGACAGCCCGAGCGGCGGGCTGCAGGCCCGGCTGAGACTGCCAGGTTTTTGA
- a CDS encoding DUF3126 family protein, protein MDKGELRKLQAFLRRSFGNDDIRVALDPKNTENAAVALGERQIATISVDDEDGDRSFAFEMKIPVGREVLQSYLRKLFENDRLSIVARGRKTDSVELNSDGEFLGVISADDAKLSSFTLQIAILDFDLEEE, encoded by the coding sequence GTGGACAAAGGCGAATTGCGAAAGCTGCAGGCGTTCCTGCGCCGCTCCTTCGGCAATGACGATATCCGCGTGGCCCTTGATCCGAAGAACACGGAGAACGCCGCGGTCGCTCTCGGGGAGCGCCAGATTGCGACCATCTCGGTGGACGATGAAGATGGAGATCGCTCGTTCGCCTTCGAGATGAAGATTCCCGTTGGACGGGAAGTGCTGCAATCCTATCTGCGAAAGCTTTTCGAAAACGACCGGCTGAGCATCGTTGCGCGCGGGCGGAAAACGGACTCGGTGGAACTCAATAGCGACGGCGAGTTTCTCGGCGTTATTTCCGCCGACGACGCCAAGCTCTCGAGCTTCACGCTTCAGATCGCTATTCTCGATTTCGATCTAGAGGAAGAATAG
- a CDS encoding NUDIX hydrolase, with protein sequence MTAAIVAVRGEEPLILTTRADERSGEAALPSGPFDPIRHRTFEIGLRAWVAEQTGAPLGYVEQLYTFGDRGRHARAGDRDPHVVSVGYLALTRIGDDSQRPAIGAWRSWHDFFPWEDWRNGRPELIETTIAPGLRQWVEESPDAISSSGLSRHQRVELLFGARGFNEENVLERYELLYEAGMVEEALRDGREAAARRGALQPLGDPMRHDHRRILATAMSRLRAKMKYRPVIFELMPPAFTLTELQRTVEAIAGRHLHKQNFRRLVETSAIVEPTGEMSLRTGGRPAALFHFRRNVLQERPSPGLRVGLRS encoded by the coding sequence TTGACGGCGGCGATTGTCGCCGTTCGCGGCGAGGAGCCGCTCATCCTGACGACCCGCGCGGATGAGCGAAGCGGCGAAGCCGCCCTGCCCTCGGGTCCCTTCGATCCCATTCGCCACAGGACCTTCGAGATCGGTCTGCGCGCCTGGGTTGCGGAGCAGACGGGCGCGCCGCTCGGCTATGTCGAGCAGCTCTACACATTCGGCGACCGCGGTCGCCACGCACGGGCCGGCGACCGCGATCCGCACGTGGTTTCCGTCGGATATCTCGCCCTGACGCGCATCGGCGACGACAGCCAGCGCCCGGCGATCGGCGCCTGGCGCAGCTGGCATGACTTCTTTCCCTGGGAGGACTGGCGGAACGGACGGCCCGAACTCATCGAAACGACGATTGCGCCGGGCCTGCGTCAATGGGTCGAAGAATCGCCGGACGCCATTTCCTCCTCGGGGCTTTCGCGCCATCAGCGGGTCGAGCTGCTTTTCGGCGCGCGCGGTTTCAACGAGGAAAACGTTCTCGAACGCTACGAACTGCTTTACGAGGCCGGAATGGTGGAGGAGGCGCTGCGGGACGGGCGCGAGGCGGCCGCCCGGCGCGGCGCGCTCCAACCCCTTGGAGATCCGATGCGGCACGATCACCGCCGCATCCTTGCTACGGCGATGAGCCGGCTGCGCGCCAAAATGAAGTATCGGCCCGTGATTTTCGAGCTGATGCCGCCGGCTTTTACTCTGACCGAGCTGCAACGGACAGTCGAAGCAATCGCGGGGCGTCATCTCCACAAGCAGAATTTCCGAAGACTGGTTGAAACTTCTGCAATTGTCGAACCAACCGGAGAGATGTCCCTGCGGACCGGCGGACGGCCGGCGGCCCTCTTCCATTTTCGCCGCAATGTTCTGCAAGAACGACCTTCGCCGGGCTTGCGCGTGGGCTTAAGAAGCTGA
- a CDS encoding DUF2793 domain-containing protein, with product MTETTHLALPLIEPAQAQKHVTHNEAMAMLDASVHLTVNARNVVTPPNAPGEGDRLLIGAESTGAFAGKEKQVAAFLAGDWTFLRPAAGWRLYVAAESLLLLFNGVDWIDLGWGLRELQNLSRLGVGTTADAGNPLSAKLNAALFAARTGGEGGSGDLRLSLNKEAPARTVSQVYQSNYSGRAETGLAGDDNFRIKVSADGASWRESLVIDSATGALSFPSGGPTRISTFRTSGLYSPSPGLRFADVILFGGGGGGGSGGRQAQNAAASGGGGGGGGAWIKGSFPAAAIGSGQMVVIGAGGAGGGAQTANSSPGLSGAAGGDSAFGSLMKAWGGGGGAGGGLAAASAGGGGSGLTKGANASGVAGGAGSAGQGAGGSGASGGVSQSPGFGGGGGGAPADGSAGASGGAAYFGASGGGAGGGLTAANVAANGGAGGAFYPSGVDLRAGCGAASGAIGGGAGPGNFAAATGALAQPGGGGGGGASGATASGAGGGGGFPSGGGGGGGAARNGGSGGAGGSGAAGFAIIIEYF from the coding sequence ATGACTGAAACGACCCATCTGGCGCTGCCGCTCATCGAGCCGGCGCAGGCGCAGAAACACGTCACCCACAATGAAGCGATGGCGATGCTCGACGCCAGCGTGCATCTCACGGTCAACGCGCGCAATGTCGTGACGCCGCCGAATGCGCCCGGCGAAGGCGACCGCCTCCTGATCGGCGCGGAATCGACAGGCGCCTTCGCCGGCAAGGAAAAGCAGGTCGCCGCCTTTCTTGCGGGCGACTGGACATTCCTGCGGCCAGCCGCTGGCTGGCGCCTCTATGTCGCGGCGGAATCTCTGCTGCTGCTTTTCAACGGCGTCGATTGGATAGACCTCGGCTGGGGCCTGCGCGAATTGCAGAACCTGTCGCGGCTGGGCGTGGGAACGACCGCCGACGCCGGCAATCCGCTCTCGGCGAAGCTGAACGCTGCGCTGTTCGCCGCAAGAACCGGGGGAGAGGGCGGCAGCGGCGATCTGCGGCTTTCCCTGAACAAGGAAGCGCCCGCCAGAACGGTTTCACAAGTCTACCAGTCCAACTATTCGGGACGCGCGGAGACGGGCCTGGCGGGAGACGACAATTTCCGCATCAAGGTCTCCGCCGACGGCGCATCCTGGCGGGAGAGCCTCGTCATAGACAGCGCGACCGGCGCTCTTTCCTTTCCCAGCGGAGGTCCGACCCGGATTTCCACCTTCAGGACGAGCGGCCTCTACTCGCCCTCGCCGGGCCTTCGCTTCGCCGATGTCATTCTCTTCGGCGGCGGCGGCGGCGGCGGGTCGGGAGGCCGGCAGGCGCAAAACGCGGCTGCGTCCGGCGGCGGTGGCGGAGGCGGAGGCGCATGGATCAAGGGCTCCTTTCCCGCGGCCGCGATTGGAAGCGGACAGATGGTTGTGATCGGCGCGGGCGGCGCGGGCGGCGGCGCCCAGACGGCAAATTCGAGTCCGGGGCTCAGTGGCGCGGCGGGCGGCGATAGCGCTTTCGGCTCGTTGATGAAGGCCTGGGGCGGCGGCGGCGGGGCTGGCGGCGGCCTGGCGGCGGCGTCAGCCGGCGGCGGCGGATCCGGTCTCACAAAAGGGGCCAACGCATCAGGCGTCGCAGGCGGCGCCGGCTCGGCGGGACAGGGCGCCGGCGGCTCTGGCGCAAGCGGCGGGGTTTCCCAATCTCCCGGCTTTGGCGGCGGCGGAGGAGGCGCGCCCGCGGACGGCTCGGCTGGCGCGAGCGGCGGCGCGGCCTATTTCGGCGCGTCTGGCGGGGGCGCAGGCGGCGGCCTGACAGCTGCAAACGTCGCAGCAAACGGCGGCGCGGGCGGCGCATTCTATCCAAGCGGCGTCGATCTGCGCGCAGGCTGCGGCGCTGCGAGCGGCGCGATCGGGGGCGGCGCAGGCCCCGGCAATTTCGCCGCAGCGACAGGCGCGCTCGCTCAGCCGGGTGGCGGCGGCGGCGGCGGCGCATCGGGCGCGACGGCGAGCGGGGCGGGAGGCGGCGGCGGATTTCCGTCCGGCGGCGGCGGCGGCGGCGGCGCGGCCCGCAATGGCGGATCGGGCGGCGCCGGCGGATCCGGCGCGGCGGGCTTCGCGATCATCATCGAGTATTTCTAG
- a CDS encoding PepSY domain-containing protein produces MFTFRSALAAATIAATLACADAEEQVERAAERASPRSQCFSTAQTREKIEAHKLVDPFACMRAAARDQNGEALGARLCRREEAFIYEISVLRPDGRLVKAVYDASTGKPHSGHKDH; encoded by the coding sequence ATGTTCACGTTTCGCAGCGCTCTGGCCGCCGCGACGATCGCGGCGACGCTAGCTTGCGCCGATGCGGAGGAACAGGTGGAGCGCGCCGCCGAAAGGGCGAGCCCGAGGAGCCAGTGTTTCTCGACCGCCCAAACCCGCGAGAAAATCGAAGCGCACAAGCTCGTCGATCCCTTCGCCTGCATGCGGGCGGCCGCGCGCGACCAGAATGGCGAGGCTCTGGGCGCCCGGCTTTGCCGGCGCGAAGAGGCGTTCATCTACGAAATCAGCGTGCTTCGGCCGGACGGCCGGCTCGTGAAGGCGGTCTATGACGCCTCGACCGGCAAGCCGCATTCTGGCCACAAGGATCATTGA
- a CDS encoding HD family hydrolase, whose protein sequence is MSIAPVRKRPVKETAPRAWQRMLSGRRLDLLDPSPLDIELEDIAHGLARVARWNGQTIGPHIFSVAQHSLLVEKVAAELDPSIGRAERLFMLLHDAPEYVIGDMISPFKAVIGDAYKSIENRILGAILLRFSLPATPSPETLKLAKQADRAAAFFEAVSLAGFTRREAERIFGRPAISPQALTDELAPAAVEATQERFLARFRAIDRS, encoded by the coding sequence ATGTCCATCGCGCCGGTGAGAAAACGGCCCGTGAAGGAGACGGCTCCGCGCGCCTGGCAGCGCATGCTCTCCGGCCGGCGGCTCGACCTCCTCGATCCTTCGCCTCTCGACATCGAGCTAGAGGACATCGCCCATGGTCTTGCCCGCGTCGCCCGCTGGAACGGCCAGACGATTGGCCCGCACATCTTTTCGGTCGCGCAGCACAGCCTGCTGGTCGAGAAGGTCGCGGCCGAGCTGGACCCCTCGATCGGGCGCGCCGAGCGATTGTTCATGCTGCTGCACGACGCCCCCGAATATGTGATCGGGGACATGATTTCGCCTTTCAAGGCGGTGATCGGCGACGCTTACAAGTCTATTGAAAACAGAATACTAGGCGCCATCCTGCTGCGCTTTTCCCTTCCTGCGACGCCCTCTCCCGAGACTCTCAAGCTCGCGAAGCAGGCGGATCGCGCCGCGGCTTTTTTCGAGGCCGTGTCGCTTGCAGGCTTTACACGGCGCGAGGCGGAGCGCATCTTCGGCCGCCCTGCGATCTCGCCGCAGGCCCTGACGGACGAGCTCGCGCCTGCCGCCGTGGAGGCGACGCAGGAGCGCTTCCTCGCCCGTTTTCGTGCGATCGACCGCAGCTAG
- a CDS encoding tyrosine phosphatase family protein codes for MSNGRLYVCSMTKVVDTVRSSGARSLVTILTAGASLVRPCEIARERHLRIAVSDIDAHVDGHVLPGEEHIDRLLAFIEAWDQADPLVIHCYAGVSRSPAAAYIAACALAPHRCEFDLARDLRRMSPTATPNRRLVALADRRLGREGRMAAAIAAIGRGADCFEGAPFALELA; via the coding sequence ATGTCGAACGGGCGACTTTACGTCTGTTCCATGACCAAGGTGGTCGACACGGTGCGCAGCAGCGGCGCGCGCTCACTGGTGACGATCCTGACGGCTGGCGCCTCATTGGTGCGCCCTTGCGAGATCGCCAGGGAGCGCCACCTGCGCATCGCCGTGTCGGACATTGACGCGCATGTCGACGGCCACGTCCTGCCCGGAGAGGAGCATATCGACCGGCTGCTCGCCTTCATCGAGGCGTGGGACCAGGCCGACCCGCTCGTGATCCATTGCTATGCGGGCGTGAGCCGGTCTCCGGCTGCGGCCTACATTGCGGCCTGCGCCCTTGCGCCCCACCGCTGCGAATTCGATCTCGCGCGCGACTTGCGCCGCATGTCCCCGACGGCGACCCCCAATCGGCGGCTCGTCGCGCTCGCCGACCGCCGGCTCGGCCGTGAGGGCCGCATGGCCGCCGCCATCGCCGCGATCGGCCGTGGCGCGGACTGTTTCGAGGGAGCGCCCTTCGCGCTCGAACTGGCCTGA